The Nocardia sp. XZ_19_385 genome contains a region encoding:
- a CDS encoding GNAT family N-acetyltransferase produces MTVALDQAFGADDPFGEYWFPNPERRKRAQPRLYRAMIRHQYLPLGGAQVAVVGGQVAGALLWQPPGYRVGLLRYLGSIPEFTWAMGSAGPRVLSTEAALAKLAPGLPHFLGITLGVDPRFQGSGVGKALSLFILGEVERARVPLLGLCKDGNLGFYAAFGGQRLGKVRIGRSGPEVNVMMWLPSSLRDGTFD; encoded by the coding sequence ATGACGGTGGCGTTGGATCAGGCGTTCGGCGCCGACGATCCGTTCGGGGAGTACTGGTTCCCGAATCCGGAGCGGCGCAAGCGAGCTCAGCCCCGGCTGTATCGGGCGATGATCCGGCACCAGTATCTGCCGCTGGGCGGCGCGCAGGTCGCGGTCGTCGGCGGGCAGGTGGCCGGGGCGCTGCTGTGGCAGCCGCCGGGTTACCGGGTGGGGCTGCTGCGCTACCTCGGCTCCATACCCGAGTTCACCTGGGCGATGGGTTCGGCTGGGCCCCGGGTGCTTTCGACCGAGGCCGCGCTCGCGAAGCTGGCGCCGGGGCTACCGCACTTCTTGGGAATCACCCTGGGAGTCGATCCCCGGTTCCAGGGGTCCGGTGTGGGAAAAGCGTTGTCGCTGTTCATTCTCGGGGAGGTCGAACGGGCCCGGGTCCCGCTGCTGGGGCTGTGTAAGGACGGGAACCTGGGGTTCTACGCCGCTTTCGGGGGTCAGCGGCTCGGCAAGGTCCGGATCGGGCGGTCGGGGCCCGAGGTCAACGTCATGATGTGGCTGCCGTCCAGTTTGCGCGACGGGACATTCGATTAG
- a CDS encoding cytochrome P450, producing the protein MTASADGGTKLYPPKWLPAPMRWHQTRVSWGQSWRLAAALVPRYRDRTLVHYLAAELPGQDDVLVTRLPLLKYLVVRSPELARHILVTNQDNWAKSAEYDMMAVTFGQGLVTDMDEQRYQRNQRVVRPIFARTNIDQFAEPITDAAQDAAARIQQLADTGQTVNIGPEMNRLMLDIVARTMFGTDLSGPISKISLTRLLQFYGVGFSSGLSRPLRALSTWVVKHTQPPERRAGSRLSIRAMRALTWTSAPHLMFELRGMERAVDSLIADHRSGRISRKDNLLGLLMAARDPETGHRYSDLEIRDELMTFIGAGMETSATAMTWMWALLAQHPQVRETLYEELDSVLAGRIPTADDVDKLVWCKAVFLEAMRIYPPVIGLTRVAKTDDVLAGYRVPAGTTVVVSVHGVHYNRRVWDRAEQFDPSRYLPENMTTERRHASLAFSAGKRICVAQSFATMEVVLSLATIAQRFRLDVTSDEPIRRQMSFIGSPEQPLRMRISARA; encoded by the coding sequence ATGACCGCGTCTGCCGACGGCGGAACGAAGCTGTATCCGCCCAAATGGTTGCCCGCGCCGATGCGGTGGCACCAGACCCGGGTTTCCTGGGGGCAGTCCTGGCGGCTGGCGGCGGCGCTGGTGCCGCGCTACCGGGATCGCACGCTGGTGCACTACCTGGCCGCGGAGCTGCCGGGTCAGGACGACGTGCTGGTCACCCGTCTGCCGCTGCTGAAGTACCTGGTGGTGCGCAGCCCCGAGCTGGCCCGCCACATCCTGGTGACGAACCAGGACAACTGGGCCAAGAGCGCCGAATACGACATGATGGCGGTAACTTTCGGGCAGGGCCTGGTCACCGATATGGATGAGCAGCGCTACCAGCGCAACCAGCGGGTGGTGCGGCCGATCTTCGCGCGCACCAACATCGATCAGTTCGCGGAGCCGATCACCGACGCCGCGCAGGACGCGGCGGCTCGAATCCAGCAGCTCGCCGACACCGGGCAGACCGTGAACATCGGTCCCGAGATGAACCGCCTGATGCTGGATATCGTGGCGCGCACCATGTTCGGCACCGACCTGTCGGGTCCGATCTCGAAGATCAGCCTGACGCGGCTGCTGCAGTTCTACGGGGTGGGGTTCAGTTCAGGACTGAGCCGGCCGTTGCGCGCGCTGTCCACCTGGGTGGTCAAGCACACCCAGCCGCCGGAGCGGCGGGCCGGTTCGCGCCTGTCGATCCGGGCCATGCGGGCGCTGACCTGGACCTCGGCGCCGCACCTCATGTTCGAGCTACGCGGCATGGAGCGCGCGGTGGATTCGCTCATCGCCGATCATCGCAGCGGCCGGATCTCGCGCAAGGACAACCTGCTCGGACTGCTGATGGCGGCGCGGGATCCGGAAACGGGGCACCGCTACAGCGATCTCGAGATCCGCGACGAGCTGATGACCTTCATCGGCGCGGGCATGGAAACCTCGGCGACCGCGATGACCTGGATGTGGGCGCTGCTCGCGCAGCATCCGCAAGTGCGCGAAACGCTTTACGAGGAACTGGATTCGGTGCTGGCCGGGCGCATCCCCACCGCCGACGACGTCGACAAATTGGTGTGGTGCAAGGCGGTCTTCCTCGAGGCCATGCGCATCTATCCGCCGGTGATCGGGTTGACCCGGGTCGCCAAAACCGATGACGTGCTCGCGGGATATCGCGTGCCGGCGGGCACCACCGTGGTGGTCAGCGTGCACGGGGTGCACTACAACCGGCGTGTGTGGGACCGGGCGGAGCAGTTCGATCCGAGCCGGTATCTCCCGGAGAACATGACCACCGAGCGGCGGCACGCTTCGCTGGCTTTCAGTGCGGGCAAACGGATTTGCGTTGCCCAGAGCTTCGCCACCATGGAGGTGGTGCTGTCGCTGGCGACCATCGCGCAGCGGTTCCGGCTCGACGTCACCTCCGACGAGCCGATCCGCCGGCAGATGTCGTTCATCGGCTCGCCGGAGCAGCCCCTGCGCATGCGGATCAGTGCCCGTGCCTGA
- a CDS encoding Fur family transcriptional regulator, translating to MLRAAGLRVTAPRLAVLNVVHNHPHADTDSILGLVRESVGTVSHQAVYDVLRALTAANLLRRIQPMGSVARYETRVGDNHHHVVCRSCGAIADVDCAVGDAPCLTASNNNGFVLDEAEVIYWGICPDCAAAESRTLA from the coding sequence ATGCTGCGTGCGGCCGGACTGCGTGTCACGGCCCCGCGGCTGGCCGTGCTGAATGTGGTGCACAACCATCCGCACGCCGACACCGATTCGATTCTCGGGCTCGTCCGCGAGTCCGTCGGGACGGTGTCCCACCAGGCGGTCTACGACGTACTGCGCGCATTGACCGCCGCGAACCTGCTGCGGCGCATCCAGCCCATGGGCTCCGTGGCTCGCTATGAGACCCGGGTGGGGGACAACCACCACCACGTCGTCTGCCGTTCCTGCGGCGCCATCGCCGATGTCGACTGCGCGGTCGGCGACGCGCCGTGCCTGACCGCTTCCAACAACAACGGTTTCGTCCTGGATGAGGCCGAGGTCATCTACTGGGGCATCTGCCCCGACTGCGCGGCCGCTGAGTCGCGCACCCTGGCTTAG
- the katG gene encoding catalase/peroxidase HPI: MAQEHPPIAEANTEPAENGCPVGAGRLKFPTEGGSNRDWWPDQLNLKILQKNPAVANPLGEDFDYAAAFQTLDLAAVKQDIVEIMTTSQDWWPADFGHYGPFFIRMAWHAAGTYRVTDGRGGAGAGMQRFAPLNSWPDNASLDKARRLLWPVKKKYGKKLSWADLIVYAGNVAIEDMGLPTFGFGGGRVDQWEPEEDVYWGPEREWLGDERYTGKRDLEKPLGAVQMGLIYVNPEGPNANPDPLLAATDIRETFARMAMNDEETAALIVGGHTFGKTHGAGPADHVGPEPEAAPLEEQGLGWKSSFGTGVGKDAITSGLEVTWTPTPTQWDNTFLEVLYGNEWELTKSPAGAHQWVAKNAEAIIPDAFDGPKKLPTMLTTDLSMRVDPSYEQITRRWLDHPEELSEAFAKAWYKLTHRDMGPKVRYLGPLVPEETLLWQDPIPARDYDLIDSADAAELKRRILDSGLTVAQLVSTAWAAASSFRGSDKRGGANGGRLRLQPQRGWEVNEPDQLTLVIPALESIQEAFNAEQAGNKRVSFADVVVLAGNAAVEKAAKDAGYAVEVPFTAGRTDATQEQTDVESFAAMEPSADGFRNFLGKGNRLSAEYLLIDKANLLTLSAPELTVLVGGLRVLGANHKQSAHGVFTSAPGTLSNDFFVNLLDMTTEWKPSPADDGTYFGTDRVTGKERWSGTRVDLVFGSNSQLRALAEVYAEDDSKQKFVDDFVAAWTKVMDLDRFDV, encoded by the coding sequence GTGGCACAAGAACACCCGCCGATCGCCGAAGCCAACACCGAGCCCGCGGAGAATGGCTGCCCGGTCGGAGCCGGTCGGCTCAAGTTCCCGACCGAGGGCGGCAGCAACCGTGACTGGTGGCCCGATCAGCTCAACCTGAAGATCCTGCAGAAGAACCCGGCCGTGGCGAACCCGCTGGGCGAGGACTTCGACTACGCCGCCGCGTTCCAGACCCTGGACCTGGCCGCGGTCAAGCAGGACATCGTCGAGATCATGACGACCTCGCAGGACTGGTGGCCCGCGGACTTCGGCCACTACGGCCCGTTCTTCATCCGCATGGCCTGGCACGCGGCCGGCACCTACCGTGTCACCGACGGGCGCGGTGGCGCCGGCGCCGGCATGCAGCGCTTCGCGCCGCTGAACAGCTGGCCCGACAACGCCAGCCTGGACAAGGCCCGCCGCCTGCTGTGGCCGGTGAAGAAGAAGTACGGCAAGAAGTTGTCCTGGGCCGACCTCATCGTCTACGCCGGCAATGTCGCGATCGAAGACATGGGCCTGCCGACCTTCGGCTTCGGCGGCGGTCGCGTCGACCAGTGGGAGCCCGAGGAGGACGTGTACTGGGGTCCCGAGCGCGAATGGCTCGGCGATGAGCGCTACACCGGCAAGCGCGACCTCGAAAAGCCGCTCGGCGCGGTGCAGATGGGCCTCATCTACGTGAATCCGGAAGGCCCCAACGCCAACCCGGATCCGCTGCTCGCCGCCACCGACATCCGCGAGACCTTCGCGCGGATGGCGATGAACGACGAGGAGACCGCGGCGCTGATCGTCGGCGGCCACACCTTCGGTAAGACCCACGGCGCCGGCCCGGCCGATCACGTCGGCCCCGAGCCGGAAGCCGCTCCGCTGGAGGAGCAGGGCCTGGGCTGGAAGAGCTCCTTCGGCACCGGTGTCGGCAAGGATGCGATCACCAGTGGGCTCGAGGTCACCTGGACCCCGACCCCGACCCAGTGGGACAACACCTTCCTCGAGGTCCTCTACGGCAACGAGTGGGAGCTCACCAAGAGCCCGGCCGGCGCCCACCAGTGGGTCGCCAAGAACGCCGAGGCGATCATCCCCGACGCGTTCGACGGCCCGAAGAAGCTGCCGACCATGCTGACCACCGACCTGTCGATGCGGGTGGATCCGAGCTACGAGCAGATCACCCGCCGCTGGCTGGACCACCCGGAGGAGCTCTCCGAGGCGTTCGCCAAGGCCTGGTACAAGCTGACCCACCGCGACATGGGCCCCAAGGTTCGCTACCTCGGCCCGCTGGTGCCCGAGGAGACCCTGCTGTGGCAGGACCCGATCCCCGCGCGCGACTACGACCTCATCGACTCCGCCGATGCCGCCGAGCTCAAGCGGCGCATCCTGGACTCGGGTCTGACTGTGGCGCAGCTGGTTTCGACCGCGTGGGCGGCGGCCTCGTCGTTCCGCGGCAGCGACAAGCGCGGCGGCGCCAACGGCGGCCGGCTGCGGTTGCAGCCGCAGCGCGGCTGGGAGGTCAACGAGCCCGATCAGCTGACCCTGGTCATCCCGGCGCTGGAGTCGATCCAGGAGGCGTTCAACGCCGAGCAGGCCGGCAACAAGCGGGTCTCCTTCGCCGACGTGGTGGTGCTGGCCGGTAACGCGGCGGTCGAAAAGGCCGCCAAGGACGCCGGTTACGCCGTCGAGGTGCCGTTCACCGCGGGGCGCACCGACGCCACCCAGGAGCAGACCGATGTGGAATCCTTCGCGGCGATGGAGCCCAGCGCCGACGGTTTCCGCAACTTCCTCGGCAAGGGCAACCGCCTCTCCGCCGAGTACCTGCTGATCGACAAGGCGAACCTGCTGACCCTGTCCGCCCCGGAGCTGACCGTCCTCGTCGGCGGCCTGCGCGTCCTCGGTGCGAACCACAAGCAGTCCGCGCACGGCGTCTTCACTTCCGCCCCCGGCACGTTGAGCAACGACTTCTTCGTCAACCTGCTCGACATGACCACCGAGTGGAAGCCGTCGCCGGCCGATGACGGCACCTACTTCGGTACCGACCGCGTCACCGGCAAGGAGCGCTGGAGCGGCACCCGTGTCGATCTGGTCTTCGGCTCGAACTCCCAGCTGCGCGCGCTCGCGGAGGTCTACGCGGAGGACGATTCGAAGCAGAAGTTCGTCGACGACTTCGTCGCGGCCTGGACCAAGGTGATGGACCTGGACCGCTTCGACGTCTGA
- a CDS encoding DoxX family protein, protein MNTAYLVVTVVAALWVGFSAVSLLRRAAFVVEPLVEYGVPESWWTPLGLAKAAGSIGLLGGLFVPVIGVVAAIGLILYFAGAVITVLRARSYKTVAFPMLYLIPVAVAMGLGFAA, encoded by the coding sequence ATGAACACCGCCTACCTTGTCGTCACCGTTGTCGCTGCCCTGTGGGTCGGTTTCTCGGCCGTCTCGCTGCTGCGCCGCGCCGCGTTCGTGGTCGAACCGCTGGTCGAATACGGCGTCCCCGAATCCTGGTGGACCCCTCTGGGTTTGGCCAAGGCCGCGGGATCGATCGGCCTACTGGGCGGACTGTTCGTCCCCGTTATCGGGGTCGTCGCGGCAATCGGGCTGATCCTGTACTTCGCGGGCGCGGTAATCACCGTGCTGCGGGCGCGCTCGTACAAGACCGTGGCCTTTCCCATGCTGTACCTGATCCCTGTCGCGGTGGCGATGGGCTTGGGCTTCGCCGCGTAA
- a CDS encoding TIGR03086 family metal-binding protein, whose amino-acid sequence MSENTVTEWAILDTAHEALRTVVRGLTEGDLGKPTPCVEWTVAQVIQHAAGDQVGYAAFITGGPGPEENPFAPSGTLGESADVIVDRAVAAAAAAWATVPVDAEEVAVPIPPNKLTAEMGAGACALDAAVHAWDLAVASGQASPLTAELSRQLLPVAQALVEPLRGFAFAEALSGNNSDDVDALLRYLGRDPEWRA is encoded by the coding sequence ATGAGCGAGAACACCGTGACCGAATGGGCCATCCTGGATACCGCGCACGAGGCGCTGCGGACCGTGGTGCGCGGGCTGACCGAGGGTGACCTGGGCAAGCCCACGCCCTGTGTGGAATGGACTGTGGCGCAGGTGATTCAGCACGCGGCGGGGGACCAGGTCGGTTATGCCGCGTTCATCACCGGTGGGCCCGGACCGGAGGAGAACCCCTTCGCGCCCTCGGGCACGCTCGGTGAATCGGCCGACGTGATCGTCGATCGGGCGGTGGCCGCGGCCGCCGCGGCGTGGGCCACGGTTCCGGTTGACGCCGAGGAGGTGGCGGTGCCGATTCCGCCGAACAAGCTGACCGCGGAAATGGGGGCCGGGGCCTGCGCGCTCGACGCGGCGGTGCATGCCTGGGATCTCGCGGTCGCGTCCGGCCAGGCGTCGCCACTCACTGCCGAACTGTCGCGCCAGTTGCTGCCGGTCGCCCAAGCGCTCGTCGAGCCGCTGCGGGGGTTCGCATTCGCGGAAGCCTTGAGTGGCAACAACTCCGATGACGTCGACGCGCTGCTGCGCTACCTCGGCCGGGATCCGGAGTGGCGGGCCTGA